The window CCTCCCAACTTTCAGTTTTGAGACAAAAGTTGTTCATGAACACAAAAGAAGGTTTAAGTTTATAGTTGTAACATGACAGAGTGGATGAGGATGGATGCTTACACTGGAAATGCGAAGGACCGGGTGCTTGTCGTGCTACTATCTGACCGGATGGAGATGTTGCCAATGTGACCAGAGGTCGACACTGGGTTGCACATGATGCTAGGCCCAAGAGAGCATGGCTCAAGGGGATACCCATTGCCAATCAGAGATTTTCCCTTTGCATTATTATCAGGCACATCTAGTTCATCCACATGAGTGGAATCCTTTTGCGCATCGGTAGAACTCGTGCTAATTCTGCCATCGTTTGTTGCGTCTGCGCAGCTCTCTGAATCTGTCTGGTTGAAATCATGCACATCAGTAGCACCATCGTTGTCAGAGTTCTTGTTGTTCATCTGCCTATTTGCATCACTGGACTCTACAACATGAGGTGATGAGGATGTGGCCACTGCATTTTCATCCTGTGGATCCGCTATCGGCTCGCTGGTGAAGCTTTCGGGGTGGTCGTTGCTCTTTTCGGATGGTTGGACTTCTGAAGAACTACTTGATGTCAGAGCATCAGGCATGGCTTCTGCTGTTCCAACTTCGTTAAATTGTTTGGAGCCAATTAAACCGTCAGTAGTCTCAGCAGTGGACATGGGTTTATCTAATGCTGCGGTTGCATCATGTCTGTCAGATATTGTTGCTGATGAACCGTTGGTGTTATTGATACTTGATACGTTGCTAGTAATAAGTTCATCAGTTTTTGATGCAGTTGCAACATCATTGCAGTCATTTGTGGAAACCTGCAATGTGGTGTCAAACCTGTTTGTCAGtctaaaaaaccaatctaaggATGATTGAACTTCTCATAACTATATAATTCAAGTTATCACCCAAAAGAGTAGGGTCaggtaataaaaaaataataatgacaaACCTGGTGATAGTGGTAATGAGAAAACAaatttgattacagattaagcCAGTAACTTATGTGGTTACCTGTGCAATAGCCTCTTCATGAACAGGGGGCatgtttttttcatttattgCAGAAGTTGTGCTTTGATGCTGGGTCTGGGATTCTTCTGCACTTTCAAGTTTAAGTCTTTCCTTGGATTCTTCTGCACTTTCAAGCTTAAGTAACTCATGCAAACTTATTTTCTTCTCACTGATATCACTAGCAGTATCCCTGCTTTCAAGATCACATTGTTTCTCCGTGTTATCGTCAGCAGCGAATCCAACAGGTAGGAGAACAGTTTTTGGTTTCTGTCCATGTGCATATTTTTTAGCATCACCTTTCCCCCCATATGTTAGATCACTATTCGTGTCTATCATTAGGAAATCAAAATTTGGTGGTGACTTCTCATCTAACTTTTTTTCTGCTGAAATTTTCCGATGCGGAAGTACTCCTTCATCGATGCAGACATCCTTGACAAAATTGCCACCATAATCAGAAGTAACAACAGTATCTGGCAATTTTATCTCCAAAACATCCTTGTCGTAAGAAACATCATCATGTACTACATGTCCAGTTATATCTATCATATCTTGTGTTGGATTTGAGGCTTCTACCATTTTCCCTATCAAAACCCAGCCAATCACTTTTCTCGTATACTTCTGTGTCCAGTTTCAGTCTTTCAGACCAAATGTAGCTATCAAGCTAcctccatcagaaatttcaccgttgtcaaaattttcatcatctGTCAAGCCAATACAAAAATATCAAAACTTTCACAaggcaaaaaaatatatttttaaataaatgtcATGCTAGCATACCAAGTTATCTTTTTTGACATATAACCCAAGACTGACTACTAATACACGATGAAACATCATTTGGGCAAATCCTACAGAATGGAATGTAAATTCAACCTAATTAAGATCTCTAGCATTGTCCTCTTCCATTTTGGTTGCTAAATCACTTTTAATCAGTTATAAGCATTAAATTTTCCTGTAGTGACTTGTGACTGCAAACTGCCATCTTCCTAAAATATAGTATATGAAGACCATGATAGGGACAATTCTCCCCccagtctgaaactctgaacaaAGAAGCTGGTGGACTGGTGGTAGTCTTGGTGGAACCAACGTATATATAAGCATAAGACCACGTCAAGACATTGATTTTTCATTATGAGTATCATGCCTTCCCACTTAACAAATCAATTTTTGACAGGTAGAGCTGCAAGGCCTGCAACCGAGATCGATCGAGACCCCGAATACACACAATTGGATCCTTTTCTCACTCTTAAGAAAAGGCCATATCCCCTTTCAGTGTCCACAAgttgctgaaaaaaaaatgtagactTTCATTTTGATTGGGATCAAGTTGAATTTCTGCATTATTATTACTAAAAGTGGTTTTCAGTTTTTGTAAACAGGCTACAGCTATGGAGTCAACAGAGTAGGTTTTAGGTAGTGAATAATCAGTGTTCGCAACTAACGATGAATCACTTGCTGGATATCCTAATTTTTAAGTAGCAGTTGACTACCCTAGCTACTCTCAACACAGCAGTTGACTGCACAATTTCTTACAGCTTACAAGAACAAAGAATATTGGCACCCTTACTAACCAAGCAAAGTTAActtgaaagtaaaaaaataatcctAAATTTTATCCCAGCCACAGTGATGTATTGACCGTACTAGAAAACAGTTGGTGTTCTTACCTACTGTGAGTAGACAAGGGTGCAACTGAAAAGGTCACCTAGTTTCACGATATAGATGCAGATCTTATGGAGAAAAGAATTGCTTATGTCCTGCATGCGAAAGAGGTATAATAAGATGGGAACAACGGTTAAGCAGCAGCAATATGAGTTCTAATAATTACATTGAATGGATAAACTCGAACAACTTAATATAATCAGAAAAGTTACTGcaagtattatttttttctgtggATATTGACAATATTACTAGCAACAAGGAAtgctgattattattattattttttgtaaaCTCCATGCTCTCGCATTATGTTAACAAATCCGGTCAAAATAAAATGAAGAAAATTAACACGAAATCTTGAAAGCTGTCCTGACGACAAACTGAAGCATCTCACGTCCTTTGCATGAGCTAGTAGTAGCCTAGTACAAACCGCAACATCAACAGAAAAAAACATACACAACAAGCATACTCATCTCCAACACAAAATGAAGAAACGTACGGTTTAAGCATGCTAGGCATATTAGATTTTTCCCAACAGATGGCCTCGAAAATACTACCTCGATCGAAAATCGAAATAGTTGTTTGTGATTGTAACGaattctcctttctctctctggAAATTAACATACAGCCTCTACCATCTGTTTCAGACTTCAGATGAGGGAAAACAAACGACACTGCAATCTATTAACCCAAAATTTTTCAAGATTTAAACTTCCTGTCCaattatttaaacatatttttttctaacataAAACTGCCGGTTTATTTGCATGATACGGAGTACGGAGATGCGCCATCAATTGGTGCTTCTCCTCGTCCTAGACATACAGTACAATACAGACACTGTCTCCTACTACTCGTCAAGAACAGTTTAGAACACATTACGCAACAACAAAATACGCAGAAATAAATCAAAACAAGAATACATCGATCGGGTCTACGGCCACAGATTCAAGAAGCTGGCAGGAAACGAGAGGAAAAATTAATGGACATTAACTACATGGAGCAGGCGTTGTCTGCAGCTAGGTGGCGCCCTCTCCCCACACACACCGCAGTTACTACGGCACAGGCCGGCAGGCAGGAAAGGGAGAGCTTAACCAGCAAGCATGAGGAGAcgcaggaaaaaaaagaagaagaaaagattgCTGCTTTGATCTTGATGAAATTCATATGAGATGCTCATGAACAAAAGTTTTTTTGAAACTATGTTGCTTTTTACTCTGTCCAAGCCCAcatcagtttttcttttaaaaaaaatcagagtgGAGTAAGTGAGTTTGACAAGAGAGAAATTTACAGTAGATGATGAGGAAAGAAGAATCAAAAGCACCAAGAACTCATCAACAGAAGATTAGAACGAAAGATATGAGCATAGCGATCAAAAGAAACGacgataagagagagagagagagagagagagagagagagaggaaagatcGAGAGCAAGAACTCACCTCAAGTTCAGATAAACTCGGCAACTAATTCTCTTCTCCTACCTCCTCTTCCAAAATCGAAAGAAACGTCAAGGAGAGAGTTTGCAAGCAGCAGAGGGAGAAGGAAGGTATGAGTGAGCCTACGGGGGATCGCAGGAAGCCTAATGAACAAGGAATTCGGAagtgaaggagaaaaaaaaaatctgaacggAAGCATGGACACTTAAATAAAAGGCATGAGGGCGCAGAGCTGTGCAATAAATTCGATcgatgctctctctctctctctcctccctcttccctccctctctgGATGATGGATGTGTTGTGTATATTTACAGGCCAGTCCTTGGATTGCTTACAACAC of the Oryza sativa Japonica Group chromosome 2, ASM3414082v1 genome contains:
- the LOC9269114 gene encoding uncharacterized protein, whose translation is MVEASNPTQDMIDITGHVVHDDVSYDKDVLEIKLPDTVVTSDYGGNFVKDVCIDEGVLPHRKISAEKKLDEKSPPNFDFLMIDTNSDLTYGGKGDAKKYAHGQKPKTVLLPVGFAADDNTEKQCDLESRDTASDISEKKISLHELLKLESAEESKERLKLESAEESQTQHQSTTSAINEKNMPPVHEEAIAQVSTNDCNDVATASKTDELITSNVSSINNTNGSSATISDRHDATAALDKPMSTAETTDGLIGSKQFNEVGTAEAMPDALTSSSSSEVQPSEKSNDHPESFTSEPIADPQDENAVATSSSPHVVESSDANRQMNNKNSDNDGATDVHDFNQTDSESCADATNDGRISTSSTDAQKDSTHVDELDVPDNNAKGKSLIGNGYPLEPCSLGPSIMCNPVSTSGHIGNISIRSDSSTTSTRSFAFPVLQWDWNSSPVRMARAERRRNKRRRGWNKGFLCWKF